The following coding sequences are from one Carassius auratus strain Wakin chromosome 47, ASM336829v1, whole genome shotgun sequence window:
- the LOC113064933 gene encoding uncharacterized protein LOC113064933 — protein sequence MSTMKSPKQLADSCLPSSTGEITTSKDNPESLRRLLPLTGSSVLAQRLFHLQSYRNPLLPNRRRKREMTPTEKKDASYWVKRKKNNEAAKRSREKRRINDFMLEGQLLALSEENAQLRAEVLSLQYHMGNGRSLDVNQPTVPFNYPISSHLKPSMWGLPPGTAPLPAEAPELYHSWHGSSPFISPLRVPPKSANLPSQISHLENNANPVEADAASHSQVTSSNDPPRHPQRFPSPRASAASPPPPQPLPGLSQSATQHSNQMLPWGSSSLRPSPLHPSWPLSFPMSLRDTDGSHNGVRSLWNFNSRYCMLSAEISGQLRRIFCPENS from the coding sequence ATGAGTACCATGAAAAGTCCCAAGCAACTAGCAGACTCTTGTCTCCCCTCCTCCACGGGAGAGATCACGACAAGCAAAGACAACCCTGAAAGCTTAAGAAGGCTTCTTCCACTCACCGGCTCATCCGTTCTGGCACAGCGACTGTTCCACCTCCAGTCATACCGCAATCCGCTATTACCCAATAGACGACGTAAACGTGAGATGACTCCCACTGAGAAAAAGGACGCGTCGTATTGGGTGAAACGGAAGAAGAACAACGAGGCCGCCAAGCGTTCCAGAGAGAAGCGGCGAATCAACGACTTCATGCTGGAGGGACAACTTCTGGCACTGAGCGAGGAGAATGCCCAGCTCCGGGCCGAGGTGTTGAGTTTGCAGTATCACATGGGGAATGGGCGAAGTTTGGATGTCAATCAACCCACTGTGCCCTTCAACTATCCCATTTCATCCCATCTCAAGCCTTCCATGTGGGGTTTGCCTCCTGGTACTGCTCCTCTTCCAGCAGAAGCTCCAGAGCTGTACCACTCTTGGCATGGCTCATCTCCATTCATCTCGCCCCTAAGAGTGCCTCCTAAAAGTGCCAACCTACCATCACAGATTAGCCATTTGGAAAACAATGCTAACCCAGTAGAGGCAGACGCAGCATCTCACTCACAGGTCACTTCCAGCAACGACCCACCAAGACACCCACAACGGTTTCCATCCCCGAGAGCATCTGCAGCCTCACCACCCCCTCCTCAGCCGCTGCCTGGGTTGAGCCAGTCTGCCACCCAACACAGCAACCAGATGTTACCTTGGGGCTCGTCTTCTTTGCGTCCATCTCCCCTTCATCCCAGCTGGCCACTGTCCTTCCCTATGTCACTACGAGACACAGACGGCTCTCATAATGGCGTAAGGTCCCTCTGGAACTTCAACAGCAGGTACTGCATGCTGTCTGCCGAGATCTCAGGACAGCTCAGAAGAATCTTTTGCCCGGAGAACTCTTAG